One segment of Bacillus alkalisoli DNA contains the following:
- the grpE gene encoding nucleotide exchange factor GrpE, with translation MTTNKDNVTVEETNEQEVQEEIITEEFTEEVKEEAPVSNEEESTSALEELHSKLNESENKYLRLHADFDNFRRRVRLDQEATQKYRAQNLVTDILPALDNFERALKVDSEDEQIKTFLQGMDMVYRQLMDALKNEGVEVIEAVGQSFDPHLHQAIMQVEEEGVEPNTVVEEFQKGYKLKDRVIRPSMVKVSQ, from the coding sequence TTGACTACAAATAAAGACAACGTAACAGTGGAAGAAACAAACGAACAAGAAGTACAAGAAGAAATCATCACTGAAGAATTCACTGAAGAAGTAAAGGAAGAAGCTCCAGTTTCTAATGAAGAAGAAAGTACTTCTGCACTAGAAGAACTTCATTCAAAGTTAAACGAGTCTGAAAACAAATACTTACGTCTACATGCAGACTTTGATAACTTCCGTAGAAGAGTAAGATTAGATCAAGAAGCGACACAAAAATATCGTGCGCAAAACCTTGTAACAGACATTTTACCAGCATTGGACAACTTTGAACGTGCTCTTAAAGTTGATTCGGAAGATGAACAAATTAAAACGTTTCTACAAGGAATGGATATGGTATATCGCCAGTTAATGGATGCCTTGAAAAACGAAGGTGTTGAAGTAATTGAAGCGGTAGGTCAATCATTCGATCCACACTTACATCAAGCTATAATGCAAGTGGAGGAAGAAGGAGTAGAACCGAACACTGTCGTGGAAGAGTTCCAAAAAGGATACAAACTTAAAGATCGAGTAATCCGACCTTCCATGGTAAAAGTAAGCCAATAA
- the dnaK gene encoding molecular chaperone DnaK, with protein MSKIIGIDLGTTNSCVAVLEGGEAKVIPNPEGNRTTPSVVSFKNGERQVGEVAKRQSITNPNTIASIKRHMGTDYKVEMEDKQYSPQEVSAIILQHLKSYAEDYLGEKVTKAVITVPAYFNDAERQATKDAGKIAGLEVERIINEPTAAALAYGLDKMEEDQTILVYDLGGGTFDVSILELGDGVFEVRSTAGDNRLGGDDFDQVIIDYLVTEFKKENGIDLSKDKMALQRLKDAAEKAKKDLSGVTSTQISLPFITAGEAGPLHLELTLTRAKFDEISSSLVERTMGPVRQSLKDAGISASELDKVILVGGSTRIPAVQEAIKRETGKEPHKGVNPDEVVAQGAAIQGGVLTGDVKDVVLLDVTSLSLGIETMGGVSTKLIDRNTTIPTSKSQVFSTAADNQTAVDIHVLQGERPMAADNKTLGRFQLADIPPAPRGVPQIEVTFDIDKNGIVNVRAKDLGTNKEQAITINTASALTEEDIQRMVREAEENAEADKKRKEEVELRNEADQLVFQTEKTLKDLEGKVEEAEVKKAEAAKDELKAAIEKNELEEIRTKKDALQEIVQQLTMKLYEQAAQAQQAAQGAEGAQQGSTNQDDNVVDAEYEEVNEDKK; from the coding sequence ATGAGTAAAATTATCGGTATTGACTTAGGCACAACAAACTCTTGTGTTGCTGTACTTGAAGGCGGCGAAGCAAAAGTAATTCCAAATCCAGAAGGAAACCGTACAACACCTTCCGTTGTATCGTTTAAAAATGGAGAGCGCCAAGTAGGGGAAGTAGCTAAGCGTCAATCTATTACAAACCCAAACACAATTGCATCTATTAAACGTCACATGGGTACTGACTATAAAGTGGAAATGGAAGACAAGCAATATTCTCCACAAGAAGTTTCAGCTATTATTTTACAACACTTAAAAAGCTATGCAGAAGACTATCTAGGAGAAAAAGTAACAAAAGCTGTTATTACAGTGCCAGCTTACTTCAATGATGCAGAGCGTCAAGCGACAAAAGATGCTGGTAAAATTGCTGGTTTAGAAGTAGAGCGTATTATTAACGAGCCTACGGCAGCTGCATTAGCATACGGTTTAGATAAAATGGAAGAAGACCAAACAATTCTTGTTTATGACTTAGGTGGCGGTACGTTTGACGTATCTATCCTTGAGTTAGGAGACGGAGTATTCGAAGTTCGCTCAACTGCTGGTGACAACCGTCTAGGTGGAGACGACTTTGACCAAGTTATTATTGATTATTTAGTAACTGAATTCAAAAAAGAAAATGGCATTGATCTTTCTAAAGATAAAATGGCACTTCAACGTTTAAAAGACGCTGCTGAAAAGGCGAAAAAAGATTTATCTGGTGTAACTAGCACGCAAATTTCTTTACCATTCATCACTGCTGGTGAAGCTGGTCCATTACACTTAGAGTTAACATTAACTCGTGCTAAATTTGATGAAATCTCCTCTTCATTAGTAGAACGTACAATGGGGCCTGTTCGTCAATCATTAAAAGATGCAGGTATTTCTGCTTCTGAACTTGATAAAGTTATACTTGTTGGTGGATCTACTCGTATTCCAGCAGTACAAGAAGCAATTAAACGTGAAACTGGTAAAGAACCACACAAAGGTGTAAACCCTGATGAAGTGGTTGCACAAGGTGCAGCAATTCAAGGTGGAGTTTTAACTGGTGATGTAAAAGACGTTGTATTACTTGACGTTACATCTTTATCATTAGGTATTGAGACAATGGGTGGAGTTTCTACAAAACTTATTGACAGAAACACGACAATCCCTACAAGTAAGTCTCAAGTATTCTCAACTGCTGCAGACAATCAAACGGCTGTAGACATTCACGTTCTTCAAGGTGAGCGTCCAATGGCTGCAGATAACAAAACACTAGGTCGTTTCCAATTAGCAGATATTCCACCAGCACCACGCGGAGTACCTCAAATTGAAGTTACATTTGATATCGACAAAAATGGTATCGTTAACGTACGTGCAAAAGACTTAGGCACAAATAAAGAACAAGCAATTACAATTAATACTGCAAGTGCATTAACGGAAGAAGATATCCAACGTATGGTTCGTGAAGCTGAAGAAAATGCAGAAGCAGATAAAAAGCGTAAAGAAGAAGTTGAACTTCGTAACGAAGCTGACCAACTAGTATTCCAAACAGAAAAAACGTTAAAGGATCTAGAAGGTAAAGTGGAAGAAGCAGAAGTGAAAAAAGCAGAAGCTGCGAAAGATGAGTTAAAAGCTGCTATCGAAAAGAATGAGCTTGAAGAAATTCGTACAAAGAAAGATGCTCTTCAAGAAATTGTTCAACAGCTTACAATGAAACTTTACGAGCAAGCTGCACAAGCTCAGCAAGCAGCTCAAGGTGCTGAAGGAGCACAACAAGGTTCAACTAACCAAGACGACAACGTTGTAGACGCTGAATACGAAGAAGTAAACGAAGACAAGAAGTAA